In Alosa alosa isolate M-15738 ecotype Scorff River chromosome 19, AALO_Geno_1.1, whole genome shotgun sequence, a genomic segment contains:
- the LOC125312405 gene encoding tudor domain-containing 6-like, with protein sequence MEWVGGRDAGEQWFNGYGNRNNGTGSYFWTKYDGSKLRDHALPRIQKDYANPVLFDTLKVDSFYTVTVQFVKNPFEFWVQTELAMDRHDAMQMEMSEMYYCGRGNDLTIQSPKEGILCAALIKPDGIYRALVKAVHGTKVQVYFVDHGNEAIVDQKNLRILCSGHRTLQALAFKCSLSDICPIDQDWSQKAIDFFVDETRQIMLDMHVIAQCQDKYMVELFFKTDGLKSINEIMWVEGFAVKDVADDRYSPRPDSGCSTAEGSGEDSTEGDSMRSNEQCGTCDFVIGHTKTVLKEHLFTIGRSAQVVISHIEGPGKFWCQLSQCVPSLERLMEELQNHYVQSKPVQPSGPDCVVLHPQSSLWHRGRIVKLHSFPHVDVQLVDYGNTVRVTHQELRPLDSDFAILRRQAFQCRLVDATCPSKLPPPEWASSVTEFCNFVHSAPASTLKCTIYGIMYDSEGRVNNLVDLTSSSVTFVQSQSASASISQKAPKECSAPEIEVGLQETVWITCVKDVHKFYGQLVRHSGEIEKLNERIEFFCRQPHGIKCSLSPGTPCFAKYSDGRWYRGQVKMTHPVLLVHFLDYGDIIAVKQTDILPVLDEARDIMSFPVQAVEFNLSDVPVDTNGEVNRWFDNNATGQCFTVKVLKKYPDGKYTVELYDGKLNVNKAIKDKVQNTRPDSLKVLDHPPLPHHDPSTVGKHMSDLNAPFIGDDGIKQQGSPSFLHGDRKATPANSNVSKSGSISTIPPMSQKLEMRPHKPNMEDFGKTKSLGLPVKKTNDDMAMGATTNLCTTIHDLPQIEKPVSAKGIHVHSGPCSASFPKLDDLPDQLITPDVETEVYVSHVNSPDSFFVQLVENEDRIHSLVEQLNVDEPCNDSVDLRTLQEGDVVGAIFPEDESWYRAVIKKVNNNGSVLVEFIDFGNEATIASNQTRCLEKNFLEVPKLCIHCCLYAGSSLLSAEELMIKLRETTADGEATKMNCVFIKEFGLAWEIRLSSMAESSEDPKILQ encoded by the coding sequence ATGCTGGTGAACAGTGGTTCAATGGGTACGGCAACAGGAACAATGGTACAGGCAGTTATTTCTGGACTAAATATGATGGATCAAAATTGAGAGATCATGCGTTGCCAAGAATTCAGAAAGATTATGCAAACCCAGTCCTCTTTGACACACTGAAAGTAGATTCATTTTATACAGTGACTgtgcaatttgttaaaaatcCCTTTGAATTCTGGGTTCAGACAGAGTTGGCTATGGATAGACATGATGCTATGCAGATGGAAATGTCTGAAATGTATTACTGTGGAAGAGGAAATGATTTAACCATACAAAGTCCAAAAGAGGGCATTTTGTGTGCAGCCCTGATCAAACCTGATGGTATCTATCGTGCACTTGTCAAAGCAGTCCATGGCACAAAAGTTCAAGTGTACTTTGTTGACCATGGAAATGAGGCAATAGTGGATCAGAAAAACCTCCGGATCCTCTGCAGTGGTCACAGAACATTGCAAGCACTTGCATTCAAATGCTCCCTCTCAGATATATGCCCAATTGATCAAGATTGGAGTCAAAAAGCAATTGATTTCTTTGTGGATGAGACTAGACAGATAATGTTGGACATGCATGTTATTGCACAGTGTCAAGACAAATACATGGTGGAGTTATTTTTTAAGACTGATGGTCTAAAATCCATCAATGAAATTATGTGGGTTGAAGGCTTTGCAGTAAAAGATGTGGCAGATGACCGCTATTCACCAAGACCAGACTCTGGGTGCTCCACAGCGGAGGGCTCTGGAGAAGACTCGACTGAGGGGGACAGCATGAGAAGCAATGAGCAATGTGGTACATGTGATTTTGTGATTGGTCATACCAAAACTGTTCTCAAAGAGCATTTATTCACCATAGGAAGGTCTGCCCAAGTTGTTATATCTCACATAGAGGGGCCAGGTAAATTCTGGTGTCAGCTAAGTCAGTGTGTCCCCAGTCTTGAGAGGCTGATGGAGGAGCTTCAGAACCACTATGTGCAAAGCAAGCCTGTACAGCCTAGTGGACCAGACTGTGTGGTTCTTCATCCCCAAAGTAGTTTGTGGCATAGGGGGCGAATAGTGAAACTCCACTCCTTCCCACATGTTGATGTACAACTTGTTGACTATGGCAATACGGTCAGGGTGACCCATCAAGAGTTGCGGCCTTTAGATTCAGATTTTGCCATACTCCGGCGTCAGGCTTTTCAGTGCAGATTGGTTGATGCAACATGCCCATCAAAACTACCCCCTCCAGAATGGGCTTCTTCTGTGACTGAATTCTGCAATTTTGTCCATTCTGCACCAGCGTCCACTCTGAAATGCACAATATATGGAATAATGTATGATTCAGAAGGTAGAGTGAACAATCTGGTGGATCTAACATCTTCATCTGTCACTTTTGTTCAGTCCCAGAGTGCTTCAGCTTCCATCTCTCAGAAAGCCCCAAAAGAGTGCTCAGCTCCTGAAATTGAGGTAGGGTTGCAGGAAACGGTGTGGATAACCTGTGTTAAAGATGTACATAAATTCTATGGCCAACTGGTAAGGCATTCTGGTGAAATTGAGAAACTCAACGAAAGGATAGAATTTTTCTGTCGTCAGCCACATGGTATCAAATGCTCCCTTTCTCCTGGTACCCCATGCTTTGCAAAGTACAGTGATGGTCGGTGGTATAGAGGACAGGTTAAAATGACCCATCCTGTCCTTTTGGTGCATTTTCTAGACTATGGAGACATTATAGCTgtaaaacaaacagacatactGCCTGTTCTTGACGAGGCAAGGGATATCATGTCCTTTCCTGTTCAAGCCGTGGAGTTTAATTTGTCAGATGTGCCTGTAGACACAAACGGTGAAGTCAACAGATGGTTTGACAATAATGCCACTGGCCAATGCTTCACAGTCAAGGTGTTGAAAAAATATCCTGACGGAAAATACACAGTGGAACTCTATGATGGTAAACTAAACGTGAACAAGGCGATCAAGGACAAGGTGCAAAATACAAGACCAGACTCTCTCAAAGTACTAGATCATCCTCCACTGCCTCATCATGATCCATCTACTGTTGGAAAGCACATGTCAGACCTGAATGCACCATTTATAGGAGACGATGGCATTAAACAACAAGGGAGCCCATCCTTTCTGCATGGTGATCGAAAAGCAACTCCTGCAAATAGCAATGTCTCTAAAAGTGGAAGTATTTCTACCATTCCTCCCATGTCTCAAAAGCTTGAAATGAGGCCTCATAAGCCAAATATGGAGGATTTCGGTAAGACTAAATCTCTTGGCTTgccagtaaaaaaaacaaatgatgaCATGGCCATGGGTGCCACAACTAATTTATGTACAACCATTCATGATCTCCCACAGATTGAAAAGCCTGTTTCTGCTAAAGGCATCCATGTTCATTCTGGGCCATGTTCTGCCTCCTTTCCCAAACTGGATGATCTTCCTGACCAACTTATTACACCAGATGTTGAAACGGAGGTCTATGTTTCCCATGTAAATTCTCCAGACAGTTTCTTCGTCCAGTTGGTGGAGAATGAAGACCGAATTCATTCTCTTGTGGAGCAGCTCAATGTGGACGAGCCATGCAATGACTCTGTGGATTTGAGGACTTTACAGGAGGGAGATGTGGTGGGTGCCATATTCCCTGAAGATGAGTCCTGGTACCGGGCAGTCATCAAGAAGGTGAACAACAATGGCTCAGTCCTTGTGGAATTCATCGATTTTGGTAATGAAGCAACTATTGCGTCTAACCAGACGAGATGCCTAGAGAAGAATTTCCTGGAAGTTCCTAAACTCTGTATCCACTGCTGCCTGTATGCTGGTTCCAGTTTACTGTCTGCTGAAGAATTAATGATTAAATTGAGAGAAACAACTGCTGATGGAGAAGCGACGAAAATGAACTGTGTTTTCATTAAAGAGTTTGGCCTTGCCTGGGAGATCCGTCTGAGTTCAATGGCAGAATCAAGCGAAGATCCGAAGATTCTGCAGTGA